In a single window of the Verrucomicrobiales bacterium genome:
- the ruvX gene encoding Holliday junction resolvase RuvX: protein MRILALDHGTKRIGVAISDELKMIAQPIEFIPAEPIDGVWLRLQALLQEKEVELIIIGMPRNMDGTYGPAAEKVREFIAALREKIPTPVRTWDERLTSAQANRVMIDANVRRDKRKEKVDAMAAAVLLQSFLDVQS from the coding sequence GTGCGAATTTTGGCATTGGATCATGGGACGAAACGTATCGGCGTGGCGATCAGCGATGAACTGAAGATGATCGCTCAGCCGATCGAGTTCATTCCAGCAGAACCGATCGACGGCGTCTGGCTTCGCCTTCAGGCCTTGCTCCAAGAAAAGGAGGTGGAACTGATCATCATTGGCATGCCGCGCAACATGGACGGCACCTACGGGCCGGCGGCCGAGAAGGTGCGTGAGTTTATCGCCGCCCTGCGAGAGAAGATCCCAACCCCGGTCCGAACCTGGGATGAGCGGCTGACTTCGGCACAGGCGAACCGGGTCATGATTGATGCCAACGTCCGACGCGACAAGCGCAAGGAGAAAGTGGATGCGATGGCGGCAGCGGTCTTGTTGCAGAGCTTCCTCGATGTGCAGAGCTGA
- a CDS encoding tail fiber protein: protein MKLSLLAVFLLVSSPGLLWSDQSGRLLPFQGRLTGASGEGGVDGVRTVQFKMYDAPVGGRSVWNGEVQRLTVNQGLISTVLGSKASLEGVDFGAPVYLEMTLDANGDDQISLADPPLLPRQTISPSVFAVEAANARKLAGFDWKDVFAQGSDHPPTALIAGNRLVPASIKAEQIAPQSITAALISPATITGSLLAEGTLNGLNLAAGSIDISRLAQAIAEALVPPGTITAFGGTNVPAGWLLCDGSALDAQHPKFSNLFLSIGQAWGNGSSSPVGALYVALPAGDNQTDFNLPDLRGRFLRGVSGATTRDPDREARTVDQPGGNTGNNVGSAQVDGLASHTHTYNDFRPHATEGTEVDAYLSGSNDVLFRLDSTRTTRATGGNETRPKNSYVHYLIKY from the coding sequence ATGAAATTAAGCCTGCTTGCTGTTTTCCTTCTGGTGTCGTCGCCTGGTCTGCTTTGGTCGGATCAGTCCGGCCGACTGCTGCCATTCCAAGGCCGCCTCACGGGTGCTTCGGGTGAGGGTGGGGTCGATGGGGTCCGGACCGTCCAATTTAAGATGTATGATGCTCCCGTTGGCGGGCGCTCGGTCTGGAACGGGGAGGTGCAGCGACTTACCGTGAATCAAGGCTTGATCAGCACCGTCCTTGGGTCCAAGGCGAGTCTCGAAGGGGTTGATTTCGGTGCGCCGGTTTATCTCGAAATGACCTTGGATGCCAATGGGGACGATCAGATCAGCCTGGCCGATCCCCCGCTGCTCCCTCGTCAGACTATTTCTCCTTCCGTTTTTGCTGTCGAGGCCGCCAACGCTCGGAAGCTTGCTGGATTTGACTGGAAGGACGTCTTTGCTCAAGGCAGTGACCATCCGCCGACGGCGTTGATCGCCGGTAATCGACTCGTCCCGGCCAGCATCAAGGCTGAACAGATCGCCCCTCAGAGCATTACCGCTGCTTTGATCTCCCCGGCGACCATTACCGGTTCCTTGCTGGCGGAGGGTACCTTGAATGGGCTGAATCTAGCGGCTGGAAGCATCGATATCTCTCGTCTGGCTCAAGCCATTGCGGAGGCTCTCGTTCCACCTGGCACCATCACCGCCTTCGGGGGAACCAATGTGCCCGCTGGCTGGCTTCTCTGTGATGGATCGGCCCTGGATGCGCAACATCCTAAATTCTCCAATCTTTTCCTCTCGATTGGCCAAGCCTGGGGGAATGGCTCCTCCTCTCCGGTTGGAGCACTCTATGTCGCTCTTCCAGCCGGTGACAACCAGACCGATTTTAACCTGCCGGACCTACGTGGGCGTTTCCTTCGGGGAGTGAGTGGAGCAACCACTCGGGACCCTGATCGTGAAGCGCGGACCGTGGATCAACCTGGTGGAAACACCGGGAACAACGTGGGATCTGCTCAAGTAGACGGGTTGGCTAGCCATACGCACACTTACAACGACTTCCGGCCACATGCAACGGAAGGAACAGAGGTTGACGCATACTTGAGCGGATCTAATGATGTACTTTTTCGTCTGGATTCTACGAGAACCACTCGAGCTACCGGAGGAAACGAGACGAGGCCGAAGAATTCGTATGTCCATTATCTCATCAAGTATTGA
- a CDS encoding PKD domain-containing protein yields MSTCILHRWVSRPVRLGLALSALAVAIDSAQAETQTFSIASQWNLITFQVTPTDPSPEAVFGTLAGFQAAWTYDAASGLWLRYIKPAGTTAQQANDSTANTLVALPPIEPGRAYWVFANQSVPAWRVNGTLPQGPVFPSLNFQPGWNLFGVPLGSTGVSNAEPVSLLAVLTAAGLDYDALLTWENQSFRKMFRPQGTPEQLKTNVLAGLPPDLPFPKFDLLKDAGRGYWIHVTDPAVLRPRLVTTVRPDIDAEPLDNFPSKEDLNVSGRVRPASIDEQDTLRFFPGEDVQTVGISNVGDAQGGGGGILIWSAEWIPTTDPATAEPWIRLFTSPSEPEPRGDQGQLLDSHTLVRGVTTLENDTVYLRLDRRNLGRGVHRGRLVLRTSVGDREYQVVAEVPGLEGDFKGYAVIDTVSGKRNKVPDVDLLVSFYEDNKVEGLLRGVIDSSVALLWPVDVPLIGYRVANAGNRFVLSGSYVLPPGDQNGEPYDAFSEVDSAAGVDIDWNNNGRLDVVNPFPFPIQRSVTFEGSLVKGNPTDGYVLEGRYSEIIHGMSKEPLVLLGNFHLERQSARPFTARRSVASDTGVEPVVSKRSSAALAVPAGATRISNLRFDTDLELQNLLVTLQFSAPLPHASLRLVLRSPANPTARELVLYDESLSATGINPKLLEAVTFPLDRPTTGDLLTFVKSVGSTRTDGPNGKFWELALSNRGNQTVTLQSWTLRLEGQPVADVYGVVRNGEVPVSGATVALNGLPFSAYSSPSGADGAFKIARLPLLPLNFTAYRPGFIASDPSQPGLSIDYTRPFFVQPGLAFTAREQRLLARFNPLAGAPAAPAGVAGFPAGTTTVPFELQLRPDATAPPSMAAGPSQATAGSTVDFFGLNLTGEARWEFGDGSGATGASASHVYPKPGAYLARLFSPPDAPSPLDQRWIVALPSPGNAPAKPSDLGGASSGLPAQTAASGYSAYVFQSFASWAGVIPASKVGLDPITGADRYVSDLAPQSSFVVGETNEFGAAYVSAMPLQHAYAASMDIDLAPQVGPANTTGLFASDGFVPLASPGFPGSVNRNEQGFKDEDFNYNHLASLWSNTRTVDGSPEYLQDSENGLIVWGNSAVAPNLNYSTQLYQARDGVDFTFARDDDSYHPHTGVTLLGDLAKNNEVTHYRIACSLGALFVPATVTASSVKVAKARRSQPDNPFDAPLLSSPSADTGNLYFQLRLGVLTSE; encoded by the coding sequence ATGTCAACCTGCATCCTCCATCGTTGGGTCTCCCGTCCGGTCCGTCTGGGCCTCGCGCTGAGTGCCCTGGCTGTCGCGATCGATAGCGCCCAAGCGGAAACCCAGACTTTCAGCATCGCGTCGCAGTGGAACCTGATCACGTTTCAGGTCACGCCGACCGATCCCTCGCCCGAGGCGGTGTTCGGCACATTGGCTGGATTTCAGGCAGCCTGGACCTACGATGCAGCGTCCGGGTTGTGGCTGCGCTATATCAAGCCCGCTGGCACCACGGCCCAACAGGCCAACGATAGCACCGCCAATACCCTGGTCGCCCTGCCGCCCATCGAACCTGGGCGCGCCTACTGGGTCTTCGCCAATCAGAGTGTTCCCGCGTGGCGGGTCAATGGAACCTTGCCGCAGGGACCGGTGTTTCCATCGCTTAACTTCCAGCCTGGGTGGAACCTCTTCGGCGTGCCACTCGGGAGCACGGGCGTCAGCAATGCCGAGCCGGTGAGTCTGCTCGCTGTGCTGACCGCCGCGGGACTGGATTACGACGCCTTGCTCACCTGGGAAAACCAGAGCTTCCGAAAGATGTTCCGCCCCCAGGGCACTCCCGAACAGCTCAAGACCAATGTGCTGGCCGGACTGCCGCCCGATCTTCCCTTTCCCAAGTTTGATCTACTCAAGGATGCCGGCCGCGGTTACTGGATCCACGTGACGGATCCTGCGGTCTTGCGTCCCCGGCTGGTCACCACCGTGCGACCGGATATCGACGCCGAGCCCCTGGACAACTTTCCGTCAAAGGAGGATTTGAATGTGTCTGGCCGGGTTCGCCCCGCCTCCATTGACGAGCAGGATACCCTCCGTTTCTTTCCGGGTGAGGATGTTCAAACGGTAGGCATTTCCAATGTGGGGGATGCTCAGGGCGGGGGAGGCGGTATTTTGATCTGGTCAGCGGAGTGGATTCCGACGACGGATCCTGCGACAGCGGAGCCCTGGATCCGATTATTCACTTCTCCCTCCGAGCCTGAGCCGCGCGGGGATCAGGGCCAGTTGTTGGACTCGCACACGTTGGTGCGTGGGGTGACCACTCTGGAAAATGACACCGTTTATCTGCGGTTGGATCGCCGTAACCTCGGGCGAGGGGTTCACCGTGGTCGATTGGTGTTAAGGACCAGCGTTGGGGATCGAGAGTATCAGGTGGTGGCCGAGGTTCCCGGGTTGGAGGGTGACTTCAAGGGGTATGCCGTCATCGACACCGTCAGCGGCAAGCGCAACAAGGTTCCCGATGTCGATCTGCTGGTTAGCTTTTACGAAGACAACAAGGTGGAAGGGTTACTCCGGGGAGTGATCGACAGTTCGGTGGCCCTGCTGTGGCCGGTCGATGTGCCTTTGATAGGATATCGGGTAGCAAATGCAGGCAACCGCTTTGTGCTCAGCGGCAGCTATGTGCTGCCGCCGGGGGATCAGAACGGAGAGCCGTATGACGCTTTCAGCGAAGTCGACTCGGCCGCCGGAGTGGACATTGATTGGAACAACAACGGTCGTCTGGATGTGGTCAACCCGTTTCCGTTTCCCATCCAGCGCTCCGTCACCTTCGAGGGATCCCTCGTGAAGGGGAATCCAACGGATGGCTATGTGCTCGAGGGCCGCTACTCGGAAATCATCCACGGCATGTCGAAAGAACCGCTGGTGTTGCTCGGCAACTTTCATTTGGAGCGTCAGTCCGCCCGACCCTTCACGGCCCGTCGATCAGTGGCCTCCGACACCGGCGTCGAGCCGGTGGTTTCCAAGAGGAGCAGCGCCGCCTTGGCGGTGCCTGCGGGAGCCACCCGCATCTCGAATCTGCGATTCGACACGGATCTCGAACTGCAGAATCTGCTCGTTACCCTGCAATTTTCGGCGCCCCTGCCGCATGCCTCGCTGCGCCTGGTTTTGCGTTCGCCGGCCAATCCGACGGCCCGTGAGTTGGTGCTGTATGATGAATCGCTGTCCGCGACGGGGATCAACCCGAAACTGCTCGAGGCGGTCACCTTCCCGCTGGATCGTCCTACCACCGGCGATTTGTTGACATTCGTCAAGTCGGTGGGCAGCACACGCACCGACGGGCCGAATGGCAAGTTTTGGGAGTTGGCCCTCAGCAACCGCGGAAACCAGACTGTTACCCTTCAGAGCTGGACCCTGCGGTTGGAGGGACAGCCGGTGGCTGACGTCTATGGCGTGGTGCGGAATGGGGAAGTTCCAGTGTCAGGTGCAACGGTGGCTTTGAATGGGCTGCCGTTCAGCGCCTATTCTTCACCGTCTGGAGCCGACGGTGCCTTCAAAATTGCGCGGCTTCCCTTGCTTCCCTTGAACTTCACGGCCTATCGGCCGGGGTTCATCGCTTCGGATCCTTCGCAGCCGGGGCTGTCCATCGATTACACTCGGCCGTTCTTTGTGCAGCCGGGCCTGGCCTTCACTGCCCGGGAGCAGCGTTTGTTGGCGCGATTTAATCCCTTGGCTGGAGCCCCGGCCGCACCGGCAGGCGTGGCGGGCTTCCCGGCAGGCACGACCACGGTGCCGTTCGAACTGCAGTTGCGTCCGGATGCGACCGCTCCGCCCTCCATGGCGGCGGGCCCTTCTCAGGCGACCGCGGGATCGACGGTGGACTTCTTTGGCCTCAACTTGACGGGAGAAGCGCGCTGGGAGTTTGGCGATGGCAGCGGCGCGACGGGAGCTTCCGCATCGCATGTCTACCCCAAACCGGGTGCCTATCTGGCTCGTCTCTTTTCGCCTCCTGATGCTCCATCCCCGCTCGATCAGCGGTGGATCGTGGCATTGCCCAGTCCCGGGAATGCCCCTGCGAAACCTTCGGACCTCGGTGGAGCGAGCTCCGGATTGCCTGCTCAGACTGCGGCGTCGGGTTATTCCGCCTATGTGTTTCAATCCTTCGCTTCTTGGGCGGGCGTGATACCGGCCAGCAAGGTGGGCCTCGATCCGATCACGGGAGCGGATCGGTATGTGAGCGATTTGGCACCACAGAGCAGTTTCGTGGTTGGAGAAACGAACGAGTTCGGGGCCGCTTACGTCTCAGCGATGCCGCTGCAACATGCCTACGCTGCTTCGATGGACATCGATCTGGCGCCGCAGGTCGGCCCGGCCAACACCACGGGGCTGTTCGCTTCGGATGGATTTGTGCCGTTGGCCTCGCCGGGGTTTCCTGGCTCGGTGAATCGCAACGAACAGGGGTTCAAAGATGAGGACTTCAACTACAATCACCTGGCCTCCCTCTGGAGCAATACCCGGACCGTTGACGGCTCGCCCGAGTATCTTCAGGACTCAGAGAATGGGCTAATTGTCTGGGGAAACAGTGCGGTGGCTCCGAATCTGAACTACTCCACTCAGCTGTACCAGGCCCGCGACGGCGTGGACTTCACTTTTGCCCGGGACGATGATTCGTATCATCCGCACACAGGGGTGACCCTGCTCGGGGATCTTGCCAAGAACAACGAGGTCACGCACTACCGCATCGCCTGCTCACTCGGTGCGCTGTTCGTGCCGGCCACGGTTACTGCCTCCTCGGTGAAAGTGGCCAAGGCGCGTCGCAGTCAACCTGACAATCCCTTTGATGCGCCTCTGCTGAGTTCCCCTTCTGCGGATACAGGCAACCTTTACTTCCAACTCCGATTGGGCGTGCTGACTTCGGAATAA
- a CDS encoding CHASE domain-containing protein, with protein MGSRITNSLRLYAKAALVLLGGLVVSTLLAWQLRQKAEKLDEERFKLESHVTLQLLETTMERYEERLARLADHCALFEELPLEVWSFRSDRITDFNYNLPSILQAVFCPRIKPANFKTHAERARTLKKGAYEFDPERRPNRKLALPVEFQYTRAGVVKVPLGTDMAYTTNWHPSLESALGQPAGWVSSKPVQLARTNGTFENGFWFVIPTYKSHQDLARPSRLRYTDPAAELNRTRSLYRSAATGLLAVFISTDRMIDKSYNLHSVSNRIHVRLYASKTPEPESLLNPASNPPHNPRHRQLKVIPWYTRRWCLETASTPLFEAESPRSLAAMALLAGCSISFITSALIGLSIRGNLRQQRMTQEITEARDTIAAVERDRERLGHDLHDGAIQSLYAIQLGLSRTAEDVGTTMPPAATTLAATRERLDEVIADLRRFIHEPAPAESPAAPLQVDHVLSSMVQWLKPTTGATLSFNSRSEISKRVTTAQAVTLTQICRTALANALRHSQAENIQVRLDGTPQAIQLWIEDDGVGFNPEDFQTVGIGLRTMRKRVLEMHGTLVITSQLGQGTRIAVTLPLLPTQAG; from the coding sequence ATGGGCTCCCGAATAACCAACTCGCTGCGCCTTTATGCCAAGGCAGCCCTTGTTCTCTTGGGAGGTTTGGTGGTTTCCACGCTCTTAGCATGGCAGCTACGGCAGAAGGCAGAGAAACTGGACGAGGAGAGATTCAAACTGGAATCCCATGTCACGCTGCAGCTCCTGGAGACCACCATGGAACGCTATGAGGAACGGCTTGCTCGATTGGCCGACCATTGCGCGCTCTTCGAGGAGCTTCCCCTGGAAGTCTGGTCGTTTCGCAGCGATAGGATCACCGACTTTAACTACAACCTGCCCTCGATTCTGCAAGCCGTGTTTTGCCCCAGGATCAAGCCGGCGAACTTTAAGACGCATGCCGAGCGTGCACGGACGTTGAAAAAGGGTGCCTACGAATTCGATCCAGAACGGCGTCCGAATCGAAAACTAGCGTTGCCAGTGGAATTCCAGTACACTCGAGCCGGAGTCGTAAAAGTCCCACTGGGTACCGACATGGCATACACCACAAACTGGCACCCTTCCCTAGAGTCTGCTCTCGGCCAGCCCGCGGGGTGGGTCAGTTCGAAACCGGTTCAGCTGGCTCGCACCAATGGAACTTTCGAAAACGGCTTCTGGTTTGTCATACCGACTTATAAATCTCATCAAGACCTCGCTCGACCGAGCCGGTTGAGGTACACCGACCCAGCCGCCGAACTGAACCGAACCAGGAGTCTGTACAGATCGGCGGCCACCGGCTTGCTGGCGGTTTTTATCTCCACTGATCGGATGATCGATAAGTCTTACAATCTACACAGCGTTTCGAATCGGATTCACGTCCGTCTCTATGCGAGCAAGACCCCCGAACCGGAAAGTCTTTTGAACCCCGCCTCAAATCCTCCGCACAATCCCCGGCACCGACAACTTAAGGTCATCCCGTGGTATACGCGTCGATGGTGTCTGGAAACGGCGAGCACCCCGCTGTTCGAGGCGGAATCCCCCCGAAGCCTGGCTGCCATGGCTTTGCTGGCAGGATGTAGCATTAGCTTCATCACCTCGGCACTGATCGGCTTGTCGATCCGTGGCAACCTTCGCCAACAGCGCATGACGCAGGAAATCACTGAGGCGCGCGACACCATCGCCGCGGTGGAAAGGGATCGAGAGCGGCTAGGGCACGACCTGCACGATGGCGCGATACAGTCCCTCTACGCCATCCAGCTGGGATTGAGTCGCACTGCCGAAGACGTCGGCACCACGATGCCTCCGGCCGCAACAACCCTCGCCGCGACTCGGGAGCGATTGGATGAGGTCATCGCTGATCTTCGACGCTTTATCCACGAGCCCGCACCAGCCGAGTCTCCCGCCGCGCCGCTGCAAGTCGACCACGTCCTCAGCTCTATGGTTCAGTGGCTTAAACCAACCACCGGCGCCACCCTGAGTTTTAACAGCCGATCAGAGATTTCGAAGCGGGTCACTACCGCACAGGCAGTGACGCTCACGCAAATCTGCCGAACCGCCCTGGCCAACGCGCTACGCCATTCCCAAGCCGAGAACATCCAGGTTCGCTTGGATGGGACCCCGCAGGCCATCCAGCTGTGGATCGAGGACGACGGGGTTGGGTTCAACCCGGAGGACTTCCAAACAGTCGGCATCGGATTGCGCACGATGCGCAAACGGGTTCTCGAAATGCACGGCACCCTGGTGATCACCTCTCAACTCGGCCAAGGAACGCGCATCGCCGTGACTCTGCCGCTTCTTCCTACCCAAGCCGGTTAA
- a CDS encoding response regulator transcription factor has protein sequence MTRSPFIRVFVVDDHPLLRTGLHTVEELSADIRIIGEAGTASDAIAAIAQCRPDVVLLDIRLGKDSGTTLCRQIKTVSPTTRVIMLTSYLNEHLILSALEAGADGYLLKENDSKRLVSAIQEAHRGEAVFDPEVTRRLAERDAKARDGRGSALDQLSAQERRLLAEVARGKTDKEAAAALGLSPKTVRNYLDRIFSKLGVHTRTEAATTFIKSQDELQNWG, from the coding sequence ATGACTAGATCGCCGTTCATCCGCGTTTTCGTGGTAGACGATCACCCGCTCCTTCGAACGGGCCTCCACACCGTAGAGGAACTCTCGGCTGACATCCGCATTATTGGGGAAGCTGGGACGGCGAGCGACGCGATCGCAGCGATCGCGCAATGCCGGCCCGATGTGGTCCTGCTGGATATTCGGCTGGGCAAGGACAGCGGCACCACGCTGTGTCGACAGATCAAGACGGTCTCTCCCACCACCCGCGTGATCATGCTGACCTCCTACCTCAATGAGCATCTCATCCTCTCCGCCCTCGAAGCGGGAGCCGATGGGTATTTACTCAAAGAAAACGACTCTAAGCGGCTGGTGAGCGCCATCCAGGAGGCACACCGGGGAGAGGCAGTGTTTGATCCGGAGGTGACGCGCAGACTCGCAGAAAGAGATGCGAAAGCTAGGGATGGTCGGGGTTCTGCTCTCGATCAATTGTCAGCTCAGGAGCGCCGTCTGCTAGCTGAAGTAGCGCGAGGCAAAACGGACAAAGAGGCGGCCGCCGCGCTCGGGCTTTCGCCTAAAACGGTCCGAAACTACCTGGACCGCATTTTCAGTAAACTCGGCGTCCATACCCGCACCGAGGCGGCTACCACGTTCATCAAATCTCAGGATGAGCTGCAGAACTGGGGTTGA